One window from the genome of Hoplias malabaricus isolate fHopMal1 chromosome 18, fHopMal1.hap1, whole genome shotgun sequence encodes:
- the nfkbil1 gene encoding NF-kappa-B inhibitor-like protein 1, producing MVSRKQKKLWRYVEEGSLLKLKSYLRKHRDVDVNFSQGKRQRSLLHLVCSQEDDGILRLLLKHGADPLLRDRNGDTPLHLASRRALKYGKRDYDDLVVPLCKHCPEAQDAPNNAGVTPHDLLQKVRFGQRRSDGDGPQKTDPEQEWREKLFGECQDEFSETFGQYDDDFLRDEEDEEDFGDWAERIRQEYAAKQKARAQRGRRKQREDREEEERKNKELYSRLEKEHREYLERAARKEEETRKGKKRRYEERCAETFQSSASSAPESSSLLGYDDIPWPAPRGSLDEMLAVMLHGADRSDVPTFRKLLRKQQALWHPDKFSQRCGSRLQERDRQKILDTVTALSQELNRLAQSLR from the exons ATGGTGTCCCGAAAGCAGAAGAAGCTTTGGCGCTACGTGGAGGAGGGGAGTCTCTTGAAGCTCAAGTCGTATCTGCGTAAACACAGAGACGTGGACGTGAACTTTTCTcagggaaagagacagaggagcCTCCTGCATCTCGTCTGTTCTCAGGAAGACGATGGCATCCTCAGGCTGCTGCTGAAACACGGAGCGGATCCGCTCCTCAGAGACAGGAACGGGGACACGCCGCTCCACCTGGCCTCCAGGAGAGCACTCAAATACGGGAAGAGAG ATTATGACGACCTGGTGGTTCCTTTGTGTAAACACTGCCCTGAAGCCCAGGATGCACCGAACAACGCCGGGGTCACTCCCCATGACCTGCTTCAAAAAGTGAGATTTGGACAG AGGAGGAGTGACGGAGACGGGCCTCAGAAGACTGACCCTGAGCAGGAGTGGAGAGAGAAGCTGTTTGGCGAATGCCAGGATGAGTTCTCTGAGACATTTGGGCAGTATGATG ACGACTTCCTGCGGGACGAAGAAGATGAGGAAGATTTCGGGGACTGGGCGGAGAGGATAAGGCAGGAGTATGCAGCAAAGCAGAAGGCCAGGGCTCAGCGAGGGAGGAGAAAACAGAGGGAggacagagaggaggaggagaggaagaacAAAGAGCTCTACTCCAGGTTGGAGAAGGAGCACAGGGAATACCTGGAGCGAGCGGCTCGCAAAGAGGAGGAAACCCGGaaaggaaagaagagaagaTATGAGGAACGCTGTGCGGAAACGTTCCAGAGCTCCGCTTCCTCCGCCCCAGAGTCCAGCAGCCTGCTGGGGTACGACGATATCCCCTGGCCGGCTCCCCGCGGCTCTCTGGATGAGATGCTGGCGGTGATGCTGCACGGTGCTGACCGCTCCGATGTTCCCACATTCAGGAAGCTTCTCCGGAAGCAGCAGGCTCTGTGGCATCCGGATAAATTCTCCCAGCGCTGCGGTAGCCGGCtgcaggagagagacagacagaaaatccTGGACACGGTCACGGCTCTCTCTCAGGAGCTGAACAGACTCGCTCAGAGTCTCCGGTGA